The following are encoded in a window of Streptomyces sp. SAT1 genomic DNA:
- a CDS encoding sugar ABC transporter permease, protein MTAATHESGPAAPAAPARPAAPRPRRVRGRQERAPWVSVVLHATLVLATVIAAFPVAWILFISLGPKNAWQEPGQVLSHLSLHNYSDVLAHSDLAKWFLNTVVVAGGTTVLGVFLASTAGYAVSRMRFPGSRQLMWTFLVTQMFPSIVLIVPLYLLMSELHLLDNYLGLILAYATTAVPFCAWMMKGYFDTIPKEIDEAGRVDGLTPIGTFWRLILPLARPGLAVTAFYSFLTAWGEVAYATQFMQSDHYTLAVGIRTFAQDQRPDWAWTSATAIIITIPAALVFLLVQRSLVSGLTAGGTKS, encoded by the coding sequence ATGACCGCAGCCACGCACGAGAGCGGCCCCGCCGCGCCCGCCGCCCCCGCCCGCCCCGCCGCCCCGCGCCCGCGCCGGGTGCGCGGCCGCCAGGAGCGCGCCCCCTGGGTCTCCGTCGTCCTGCACGCCACCCTGGTCCTCGCCACCGTGATCGCCGCGTTCCCCGTGGCGTGGATCCTGTTCATCTCGCTGGGCCCCAAGAACGCCTGGCAGGAGCCGGGCCAGGTGCTCAGCCATCTGAGCCTGCACAACTACAGTGACGTACTGGCCCATTCGGACCTGGCGAAGTGGTTCCTGAACACCGTCGTCGTGGCGGGCGGCACCACCGTGCTCGGCGTCTTCCTCGCCTCGACCGCCGGGTACGCCGTGTCCCGGATGCGGTTCCCGGGCAGCCGCCAGCTGATGTGGACCTTCCTGGTCACCCAGATGTTCCCCAGTATCGTATTGATCGTGCCGCTCTATCTGCTGATGTCCGAGTTGCACCTGCTGGACAACTACCTCGGGCTGATCCTGGCGTACGCGACCACGGCGGTGCCGTTCTGCGCCTGGATGATGAAGGGCTACTTCGACACCATCCCCAAGGAGATAGACGAGGCGGGCCGGGTGGACGGGCTCACCCCGATCGGCACCTTCTGGCGGCTGATCCTGCCGCTGGCCAGGCCGGGCCTGGCGGTGACCGCGTTCTACAGCTTCCTCACCGCCTGGGGCGAGGTCGCCTACGCGACGCAGTTCATGCAGTCCGACCACTACACGCTCGCCGTCGGCATCCGCACCTTCGCGCAGGACCAGCGCCCCGACTGGGCGTGGACCTCCGCCACCGCGATCATCATCACCATCCCGGCGGCCCTCGTGTTCCTGCTCGTCCAGCGCAGCCTGGTGTCCGGTCTGACGGCCGGCGGCACCAAGTCCTGA
- a CDS encoding glycoside hydrolase family 13 protein — MTQHVTDTAPAEAPTAAARREWWRDAVIYQVYPRSFADGDGDGMGDLPGIRARLPYLRDLGVDAVWLSPFYASPQADAGYDVADYRAIDPMFGTLTDADDLVRDAHALGLRVIVDVVPNHCSDQHEWFRQALREGPGSPLRDRFHFRPGKGAGGELPPNDWESIFGGPAWTRVTEPDGTPGQWYLHLFAPEQPDFNWEHPAVHDEFRSILRFWLDLGVDGFRIDVAHGLVKAAGLPDIGHDEQVKLLGTQAVPYFDQDGVHEIYRSWRRILEEYAEDESGPEGPSSEGRWRATGGRIAVAEAWTPTVERSALYLRPDELHQAFNFSYLTTGWDAAELRDVIDRSLRAMNAVHAPATWVLSNHDVVRHSTRLAAGDGADGLRRARAATLLMLALPGSAYLYQGEELGLPEVVDLPDEVRQDPAFFRSSGQDGTRDGCRVPLPWSGQEPPFGFGPVEGGPSWLPQPAEWRELTVEAQQGDPDSTLEFYRSALAVRREHPALGAGTRITWLDSPEGVLAFRRDTGEGSFVCTVNLTAAPLAVPTPGTLLLASSDVVPGPDLTQLPRDCAVWWAV; from the coding sequence ATGACCCAGCACGTCACCGACACCGCCCCCGCCGAAGCCCCCACCGCCGCCGCGCGCCGGGAGTGGTGGCGCGACGCGGTCATCTACCAGGTCTACCCGCGCAGTTTCGCCGACGGCGACGGCGACGGGATGGGCGACCTGCCCGGCATCCGGGCCCGGCTGCCCTACCTGCGCGATCTCGGTGTCGACGCCGTCTGGCTGTCCCCGTTCTACGCCTCCCCGCAGGCCGACGCGGGCTACGACGTCGCCGACTACCGGGCCATCGACCCGATGTTCGGCACCCTCACCGACGCCGACGACCTGGTCCGCGACGCCCACGCGCTGGGGCTGCGCGTCATCGTCGACGTCGTCCCCAACCACTGCTCCGACCAGCACGAGTGGTTCAGGCAGGCGCTGCGCGAGGGCCCCGGCTCCCCGCTGCGCGACCGCTTCCACTTCCGCCCCGGCAAGGGCGCGGGCGGCGAACTCCCGCCCAACGACTGGGAGTCCATCTTCGGCGGCCCGGCCTGGACCCGGGTGACCGAACCGGACGGCACCCCGGGCCAGTGGTACCTGCACCTCTTCGCGCCCGAGCAGCCCGACTTCAACTGGGAGCACCCGGCCGTCCACGACGAGTTCCGCTCCATCCTGCGGTTCTGGCTCGACCTCGGCGTCGACGGCTTCCGCATCGACGTCGCCCACGGCCTGGTCAAGGCCGCCGGACTGCCCGACATCGGCCACGACGAGCAGGTCAAGCTGCTGGGCACCCAGGCCGTGCCGTACTTCGACCAGGACGGCGTGCACGAGATCTACCGCAGCTGGCGGCGGATCCTGGAGGAGTACGCCGAAGACGAATCAGGGCCTGAAGGGCCTTCCTCGGAAGGGCGGTGGCGGGCGACGGGCGGGCGGATCGCGGTCGCCGAGGCGTGGACGCCGACCGTGGAGCGCAGCGCCCTGTACCTGCGCCCCGACGAGCTGCACCAGGCGTTCAACTTCTCGTATCTGACCACCGGTTGGGACGCCGCCGAGCTGCGCGACGTCATCGACCGCTCGCTGCGCGCCATGAACGCCGTGCACGCGCCCGCCACCTGGGTGCTCTCCAACCACGACGTCGTACGCCACTCCACGCGGCTGGCGGCGGGCGACGGCGCCGACGGTCTGCGCCGGGCCCGCGCGGCGACCCTGCTGATGCTGGCGCTGCCCGGCTCGGCCTACCTCTACCAGGGCGAGGAACTGGGCCTGCCCGAGGTCGTCGACCTGCCCGACGAGGTGCGCCAGGACCCGGCGTTCTTCCGCAGCTCCGGCCAGGACGGCACCCGCGACGGCTGCCGGGTGCCGCTGCCGTGGTCCGGGCAGGAGCCGCCGTTCGGCTTCGGTCCCGTCGAGGGCGGCCCGAGCTGGCTGCCGCAGCCCGCCGAGTGGCGGGAGCTGACGGTCGAGGCGCAGCAGGGCGACCCGGACTCGACGCTGGAGTTCTACCGCAGCGCGCTCGCCGTGCGCCGCGAGCACCCGGCGCTCGGCGCCGGGACCCGGATCACCTGGCTGGACAGCCCCGAGGGAGTGCTCGCCTTCCGCCGCGACACCGGCGAGGGCTCCTTCGTCTGCACGGTCAACCTGACCGCCGCTCCCCTCGCCGTGCCCACCCCCGGCACCCTGCTGCTGGCCAGCTCAGACGTGGTCCCCGGCCCCGACTTGACGCAACTGCCCCGCGACTGCGCCGTCTGGTGGGCAGTCTGA
- a CDS encoding bifunctional [glutamine synthetase] adenylyltransferase/[glutamine synthetase]-adenylyl-L-tyrosine phosphorylase → MTAPGRRSSTFTRLLRHGFTDASAAERRLDGPELAGVRDDPVLLEALGATADPDLALDGLVRLLEAQPSPAARRELLDTVIAAKPLRDRLLGVLGASAALGEHLARHAGDWQALVTYEPRDLHPGVEEFERGLAGADDPVALRVAYRRCLLSIAARDVCGTTGIAETAAELADLATATLRAALRIAGEEAPEDAARCRLAVIAMGKCGGHELNYVSDVDVIFVGESAEEDGDETEALRAATRLAARMMRICSETTVEGSIWPVDANLRPEGRNGPLVRTLSSHLAYYQRWAKTWEFQALLKARPVAGDAGLGAAYVEALSPLVWQAAERDNFVADVQKMRRRVVANIPVAEVERELKLGPGGLRDVEFAVQLLQLVHGRADPSLRSGTTLDALQALAAGGYVGRTDAGRLDEAYRFLRFMEHRIQLYRLRRTHLLPEDDAGLRRLGRSLGLRADPVAELTREWKRHTGVVRRLHEKLFYRPLLDAVAQLAPGEARLSTEAARERLVALGYADPAAALRHLEALASGVTRKAAIQRTLLPVLLGWFADSADPDAGLLNFRKVSDALGKTPWYLRLLRDEGAAAENLARVLSAGRLAPDLLMRAPEAVALLGDGGGGLGPRGRAQLEQEILAAVGRAESAEQGVTAARGVRRRELFRTAAADIVGSYGTEAQPAETDQGPLVDQVGGAVSDLTAATLAGTLRAVVRGGWGDTLPTRFAVIGMGRFGGHELGYGSDADVLFVHEPREGADEREAADAANRVVAEMRRLLQLPSADPPLLIDADLRPEGKSGPLVRTLTSYAAYYRRWSLVWESQALLRAEPVAGDEELGRRFVELVDPLRYPAAGLGEDAVREIRRLKARMESERLPRGADPKLHTKLGPGGLSDVEWTVQLLQMRHGAEVAALRTTRTRQALAAARAAGLVTEEDAAVLDEAWVLATRVRNAVMLVRGRAGDTFPTEPRELAAVGRYLGYGPGHVGDMLDAYRRTARRARAVMETLFYGT, encoded by the coding sequence ATGACGGCGCCGGGGCGCAGGAGCAGCACCTTCACACGGCTGCTGCGGCACGGCTTCACCGATGCCTCGGCCGCCGAGCGGAGGCTGGACGGCCCGGAGCTGGCCGGGGTCCGCGACGACCCGGTGCTGCTGGAGGCGCTGGGCGCCACCGCCGACCCGGATCTCGCGCTGGACGGACTGGTCCGGCTGCTGGAGGCGCAGCCCTCGCCGGCCGCCCGGCGGGAACTGCTGGACACGGTGATAGCGGCCAAACCGCTGCGCGACCGGCTGCTCGGCGTGCTCGGCGCGTCCGCCGCGCTCGGCGAGCACCTGGCGCGGCACGCCGGTGACTGGCAGGCGCTCGTCACCTACGAGCCGCGCGACCTGCACCCGGGCGTGGAGGAGTTCGAACGGGGGCTCGCCGGGGCGGACGACCCCGTCGCGCTGCGCGTCGCCTACCGCCGCTGCCTGCTGTCCATCGCCGCCCGCGACGTCTGCGGCACCACCGGGATCGCCGAGACCGCCGCCGAACTGGCCGACCTCGCCACCGCCACCCTGCGCGCCGCGCTGCGCATCGCCGGTGAAGAGGCCCCCGAGGACGCCGCGCGGTGCCGGCTCGCCGTCATCGCCATGGGCAAGTGCGGCGGCCACGAGCTGAACTACGTCTCCGACGTGGACGTCATCTTCGTCGGCGAGAGCGCCGAGGAGGACGGCGACGAGACCGAGGCGCTGCGCGCCGCCACCCGCCTCGCCGCGCGGATGATGCGCATCTGCTCCGAGACGACCGTGGAGGGCAGCATCTGGCCGGTCGACGCCAATCTGCGGCCCGAGGGGCGCAACGGACCGCTGGTGCGGACCCTGAGCAGCCATCTCGCCTACTACCAGCGGTGGGCCAAGACCTGGGAGTTCCAGGCGCTGCTGAAGGCCCGCCCGGTCGCCGGGGACGCCGGGCTGGGCGCCGCCTACGTCGAGGCGCTCTCCCCGCTGGTCTGGCAGGCCGCCGAACGGGACAACTTCGTCGCCGACGTGCAGAAGATGCGCCGCCGCGTGGTGGCGAACATCCCCGTCGCCGAGGTCGAGCGCGAACTGAAGCTCGGGCCGGGCGGACTGCGCGACGTCGAGTTCGCCGTGCAGCTGCTCCAGCTCGTGCACGGCCGCGCCGACCCCTCGCTGCGCAGCGGCACCACGCTCGACGCCCTCCAGGCCCTCGCCGCGGGCGGCTACGTCGGCCGCACGGACGCCGGACGGCTCGACGAGGCGTACCGCTTCCTGCGCTTCATGGAGCACCGCATCCAGCTCTACCGGCTGCGCCGCACCCATCTGCTGCCCGAGGACGACGCCGGACTGCGGCGGCTGGGCCGCTCCCTGGGGCTGCGCGCCGACCCGGTGGCCGAGCTGACCCGCGAGTGGAAGCGGCACACCGGCGTCGTACGGCGGCTGCACGAGAAGCTGTTCTACCGGCCGCTGCTCGACGCGGTCGCCCAGCTCGCCCCCGGCGAGGCCCGGCTGAGCACCGAGGCGGCCCGCGAGCGGCTGGTCGCGCTCGGCTACGCCGACCCGGCCGCCGCCCTGCGCCATCTGGAGGCCCTGGCCTCCGGCGTCACCCGCAAGGCCGCCATCCAGCGCACCCTGCTGCCGGTGCTGCTGGGCTGGTTCGCCGACTCCGCCGATCCGGACGCCGGACTGCTCAACTTCCGCAAGGTCTCCGACGCGCTCGGCAAGACCCCCTGGTACCTGCGGCTGCTGCGCGACGAGGGCGCCGCCGCCGAGAACCTCGCCCGGGTCCTGTCCGCCGGGCGGCTCGCCCCCGACCTGCTGATGCGGGCACCGGAGGCGGTGGCGCTGCTCGGCGACGGCGGCGGCGGACTCGGACCGCGCGGCCGGGCCCAGCTGGAGCAGGAGATCCTGGCCGCCGTCGGCCGCGCCGAGAGCGCCGAGCAGGGCGTCACGGCCGCCCGCGGGGTGCGCAGACGGGAGCTGTTCCGCACTGCCGCCGCCGACATCGTCGGCTCCTACGGCACCGAGGCCCAGCCCGCCGAGACCGACCAGGGCCCCCTGGTCGACCAGGTCGGCGGCGCGGTCTCCGACCTGACGGCCGCGACCCTCGCGGGCACCCTGCGGGCGGTCGTGCGCGGCGGCTGGGGCGACACCCTGCCCACCCGGTTCGCGGTCATCGGCATGGGCCGCTTCGGCGGCCACGAACTGGGCTACGGCTCCGACGCCGACGTCCTGTTCGTGCACGAGCCGCGCGAGGGCGCCGACGAGCGGGAGGCCGCCGACGCCGCCAACCGGGTCGTCGCCGAGATGCGCCGGCTGCTCCAGCTCCCCAGCGCCGACCCGCCGCTGCTCATCGACGCCGATCTGCGCCCCGAGGGCAAGTCGGGTCCGCTGGTGCGCACCCTCACCTCGTACGCGGCGTACTACCGGCGCTGGTCGCTGGTGTGGGAGTCGCAGGCGCTGCTGCGGGCCGAGCCGGTGGCCGGGGACGAGGAACTGGGGCGGCGGTTCGTGGAACTGGTCGACCCGCTGCGCTATCCGGCGGCCGGCCTCGGCGAGGACGCGGTGCGCGAGATCCGGCGGCTCAAGGCCCGGATGGAGTCCGAGCGGCTGCCCCGGGGCGCCGACCCCAAGCTGCACACCAAGCTCGGGCCCGGCGGCCTCTCCGACGTGGAGTGGACCGTGCAGCTCCTCCAGATGCGGCACGGCGCCGAGGTGGCCGCACTGCGCACCACCCGCACCCGGCAGGCCCTCGCGGCGGCGCGGGCGGCCGGGCTGGTCACCGAGGAGGACGCCGCCGTCCTGGACGAGGCATGGGTGCTGGCCACCCGGGTGCGCAACGCGGTGATGCTGGTGCGCGGCCGGGCCGGCGACACCTTCCCGACCGAGCCGCGGGAGCTGGCCGCGGTGGGGCGCTACCTCGGGTACGGGCCCGGTCACGTCGGCGACATGCTCGACGCCTACCGGCGCACGGCGCGCCGCGCCAGGGCCGTGATGGAGACCCTGTTCTACGGCACCTGA
- a CDS encoding phosphatase PAP2 family protein, producing the protein MGDTTVRRPEDPEEARPYPVTDTGRPRPARPARVPRRPRIWFEILLIAVSYWTYSLIRNAVPEQKAAALRNAAWVWRTEHHLGIAAEQWVNHTVNTVTWLVVGMNYYYATLHFVITVGVLVWLYRTHPGRYAAARLALFATTGVALLGYYLYPLAPPRLMSGGRFVDTVQVHHTWGSMASGDLKHMSNQYAAMPSMHIGWSLWCGLTLLALATVPWVRVLAALYPVATLVVIVATANHFWLDAVGGVLCLAFGLTVARLWYGALPHALPRTAPRRPAGAGAGAGSQSYGT; encoded by the coding sequence ATGGGTGATACGACCGTGCGCCGACCGGAAGATCCCGAAGAGGCCCGTCCGTACCCCGTCACGGACACCGGACGCCCCCGGCCCGCGAGACCGGCGCGTGTCCCGCGCCGGCCCCGCATCTGGTTCGAGATCCTGCTGATCGCGGTCAGTTACTGGACGTACTCGCTGATCCGCAACGCCGTCCCGGAGCAGAAGGCCGCCGCCCTGCGCAACGCCGCCTGGGTCTGGCGCACCGAGCACCATCTCGGCATCGCCGCCGAGCAGTGGGTCAACCACACGGTGAACACGGTGACTTGGCTGGTCGTCGGGATGAACTACTACTACGCGACCCTGCACTTCGTGATCACGGTGGGTGTCCTGGTGTGGCTCTACCGCACCCACCCCGGCCGGTACGCGGCGGCCCGGCTCGCCCTGTTCGCGACCACGGGCGTGGCCCTGCTCGGCTACTACCTGTATCCGCTGGCGCCGCCCCGGCTGATGTCCGGCGGCCGCTTCGTCGACACCGTCCAGGTCCACCACACCTGGGGTTCGATGGCCTCCGGCGACCTCAAGCACATGTCCAACCAGTACGCCGCGATGCCCTCCATGCACATCGGCTGGTCCCTGTGGTGCGGCCTGACCCTGCTGGCCCTGGCCACGGTCCCGTGGGTGCGGGTGCTGGCCGCGCTCTACCCGGTGGCTACCCTGGTCGTCATCGTCGCCACCGCCAACCACTTCTGGCTGGACGCCGTCGGCGGAGTGCTCTGCCTCGCCTTCGGCCTCACCGTCGCCCGCCTCTGGTACGGCGCCCTGCCGCACGCCCTGCCCAGGACGGCGCCCCGGCGGCCGGCGGGGGCAGGGGCGGGGGCGGGATCGCAGTCGTACGGGACTTGA
- a CDS encoding ATP-binding protein: MTFVIDRHPCEESPRLGMMALPPTPESVSRARRWFRRFIAPYCPTCSVEDCVLMISELVTNAVLYGRSDEEWLVRVEWFREGNSLRVTVHNPGLPADVHLRRPDTDDTHGRGLLLVDSLAASWKCAPSHFGGTAVSFVMTEAWPS; the protein is encoded by the coding sequence ATGACCTTTGTTATCGACCGGCACCCCTGTGAGGAATCACCGCGGCTCGGGATGATGGCCCTGCCTCCGACGCCCGAGTCTGTCTCCCGGGCCCGCCGCTGGTTCCGGCGATTCATCGCGCCGTACTGCCCGACCTGTTCGGTCGAGGACTGCGTGCTCATGATCTCGGAGCTGGTGACCAACGCGGTTCTCTACGGCCGTTCGGACGAGGAGTGGCTCGTCCGGGTCGAATGGTTCCGGGAAGGAAACTCGCTGCGCGTGACGGTGCACAACCCGGGCCTCCCAGCAGACGTACACCTCCGCCGGCCGGACACGGACGACACACACGGACGCGGCCTGCTGCTGGTCGACTCCCTCGCCGCATCCTGGAAGTGCGCCCCGAGCCACTTCGGCGGAACGGCCGTCTCCTTCGTGATGACCGAGGCTTGGCCTTCATAG
- a CDS encoding LacI family DNA-binding transcriptional regulator, protein MTTRLADIAAQAGVSEATVSRVLNGKPGVAATTRQSVLAALDVLGYERPVRLRQRSEGLVGLITPELENPIFPALAQVIGQALTRQGYTPVLATQTPGGSTEDELTEMLVDRGVAGIIYVSGLHADTTADMERYERLRAQGVPFVLVDGFSPKVQAPFISPDDRAAMTLAVTHLVSLGHVRVGLALGPKRFVPVQRKIEGFVRAVQDQLGLAPDLIETELVQHSLYTLEGGQAAATALIARGCTAVVCASDMMALGAIRAGRQNGLAVPRDLSVVGFDDSPLIAFTDPPLTTIRKPVPAMGQAAVRTLLEEVGGTPAPHSEFVFMPELVVRGSTASAPRTRF, encoded by the coding sequence GTGACCACACGGCTTGCCGACATCGCCGCGCAGGCGGGGGTGAGCGAAGCGACCGTCAGCCGCGTCCTGAACGGCAAGCCGGGCGTCGCCGCCACCACCCGCCAGTCCGTGCTGGCCGCGCTCGACGTCCTCGGCTACGAGCGTCCGGTGCGGCTGCGCCAGCGCAGCGAGGGTCTGGTGGGCCTGATCACCCCGGAGCTGGAGAACCCCATCTTCCCGGCGCTCGCCCAGGTGATCGGGCAGGCGCTGACCCGGCAGGGCTACACCCCGGTGCTCGCCACCCAGACCCCCGGCGGGTCCACCGAGGACGAGCTGACCGAGATGCTGGTGGACCGCGGGGTCGCGGGCATCATCTATGTCTCCGGACTGCACGCGGACACCACCGCCGACATGGAGCGCTACGAGCGGCTGCGCGCCCAGGGCGTGCCGTTCGTGCTGGTGGACGGCTTCTCCCCGAAGGTGCAGGCGCCGTTCATCTCCCCCGACGACCGCGCGGCCATGACGCTCGCGGTCACCCATCTCGTCTCGCTGGGCCATGTCCGCGTCGGCCTCGCCCTCGGGCCGAAGCGCTTCGTGCCGGTGCAGCGCAAGATAGAGGGCTTCGTCCGCGCCGTGCAGGACCAGCTGGGCCTGGCGCCCGACCTCATCGAGACGGAGCTGGTGCAGCACTCCCTGTACACCCTGGAGGGCGGCCAGGCCGCGGCGACGGCACTGATCGCCCGCGGCTGCACCGCGGTGGTGTGCGCCAGCGACATGATGGCGCTCGGCGCCATCCGCGCGGGCCGCCAGAACGGCCTGGCCGTCCCCCGGGACCTCTCCGTGGTCGGCTTCGACGACTCCCCGCTGATCGCCTTCACCGACCCGCCGCTGACCACGATCCGCAAGCCGGTCCCGGCGATGGGGCAGGCGGCGGTGCGCACCCTGCTGGAGGAGGTCGGCGGGACGCCCGCGCCGCACAGCGAGTTCGTGTTCATGCCCGAACTGGTGGTCCGCGGCTCGACGGCGTCGGCGCCCCGGACCCGGTTCTAG
- a CDS encoding HamA C-terminal domain-containing protein, translating to MDDASIDPPLSGVCAGFESGQWRTRQLAKRLFDDVIDFALPYSERQEFNSDTGMLMLGRAMRKIYTSEKYARRGEFGELLLHMALREVFNTEAAVSKIYFKDGANETVKGFDAVHIVDNGTGLELWLGEVKFYNRLSSAIRDVVTELHDHIDSDYLRAEFLAVEGKIDRSWKHAPKMLSMIHEDVSLDEIFENITIPVLLTYDSRAVAARVAEISGDPERSSETKEAYRIAFEEEVRKGWESFVAAGLPHKVRIRLILVPLHLKKALVDALDERLRLWQELTA from the coding sequence GTGGATGACGCTTCCATCGATCCGCCCCTGTCCGGGGTCTGCGCTGGCTTCGAATCTGGGCAGTGGCGGACCCGGCAGCTGGCCAAGAGGTTGTTTGACGACGTAATCGACTTCGCCTTGCCATATTCCGAACGCCAGGAATTCAACTCGGACACAGGCATGCTGATGCTAGGTCGCGCAATGCGCAAGATCTACACGTCCGAGAAATATGCCAGGAGAGGCGAGTTCGGCGAACTTCTTCTACATATGGCCCTCCGTGAAGTTTTCAATACCGAAGCAGCGGTCAGTAAGATCTACTTCAAAGACGGCGCCAATGAGACTGTGAAGGGATTTGATGCCGTCCACATCGTGGACAACGGCACAGGGCTGGAGCTGTGGCTGGGTGAGGTAAAGTTTTACAATCGATTGAGCAGCGCCATCAGAGATGTCGTCACCGAGCTTCACGACCACATCGACTCAGATTACCTTCGCGCAGAGTTCCTTGCGGTTGAAGGGAAAATTGACAGATCTTGGAAGCATGCTCCCAAAATGCTCAGCATGATTCACGAGGATGTCAGTCTTGATGAGATTTTTGAAAACATCACCATACCAGTCCTTTTGACGTACGACAGCCGGGCCGTAGCGGCGCGCGTTGCAGAAATATCCGGTGATCCCGAAAGGTCGAGCGAGACCAAAGAAGCTTACAGGATCGCATTCGAGGAAGAAGTTCGCAAAGGCTGGGAATCTTTTGTTGCTGCTGGCCTCCCTCACAAAGTGCGCATCCGCTTGATTCTTGTACCACTGCATCTGAAAAAGGCCCTGGTTGATGCTCTGGATGAAAGGCTAAGGCTTTGGCAGGAACTAACGGCCTGA
- a CDS encoding carbohydrate ABC transporter permease, translated as MTTAASTGDDRTTAGGDRPPRPARASALRRSWDTYWYAWAMVTPVALVITVLVLYPLGYGFYQSLTNANESNVASTIGAFHRPATYDFVGLDNYWHVLSGADGDFYPRLVWTVVWTVSCVVLQVGLGMALAVLLNREMRLRGFYRALLILPWAVPSFIGVFAWRLMLNSQYGVFNEVITALGLPAQNWLGTPLAQKAAVIMVNVWIGIPFNMVALLGGLQSIPKELYEAAEMDGASPWQRFVNVTLPGLKPVSNTVILLGCIWTFNMFNVIYLLLGNNTTGDTDILVTFAFHKAFNGISDYAGAATYGIIILALLLAFSTFYRRSTLKSEQA; from the coding sequence GACACGTACTGGTACGCCTGGGCGATGGTGACCCCGGTCGCCCTCGTGATCACCGTGCTGGTGCTGTACCCCCTGGGCTACGGCTTCTACCAGTCGCTGACGAACGCCAACGAGTCCAACGTCGCCAGCACCATCGGCGCCTTCCACCGGCCCGCCACCTACGACTTCGTCGGCCTCGACAACTACTGGCACGTCCTGTCCGGCGCGGACGGCGACTTCTACCCGCGCCTGGTGTGGACGGTCGTGTGGACCGTGTCCTGCGTGGTGCTCCAGGTCGGTCTGGGCATGGCGCTGGCGGTGCTGCTCAACCGCGAGATGCGGCTGCGCGGCTTCTACCGCGCCCTGCTGATCCTGCCGTGGGCCGTCCCCTCCTTCATCGGCGTCTTCGCCTGGCGGCTGATGCTCAACTCCCAGTACGGCGTCTTCAACGAGGTCATCACCGCCCTCGGCCTGCCGGCGCAGAACTGGCTGGGCACCCCGCTGGCCCAGAAGGCCGCCGTCATCATGGTCAACGTCTGGATCGGCATCCCGTTCAACATGGTCGCGCTGCTCGGCGGGCTCCAGTCCATACCCAAGGAGCTGTACGAGGCCGCCGAGATGGACGGCGCCTCCCCCTGGCAGCGCTTCGTGAACGTCACCCTGCCCGGCCTCAAGCCGGTGTCGAACACCGTGATCCTGCTGGGCTGCATCTGGACGTTCAACATGTTCAACGTCATCTACCTGCTGCTGGGCAACAACACCACCGGCGACACCGACATCCTCGTCACCTTCGCCTTCCACAAGGCCTTCAACGGGATCTCGGACTACGCGGGAGCGGCCACCTACGGGATCATCATCCTCGCTCTCCTGCTGGCCTTCTCGACCTTCTACCGCCGCAGCACCCTGAAGTCCGAGCAGGCGTAA
- a CDS encoding GntR family transcriptional regulator produces MATTDDDRRPKYQRIADSLHEAIQSGEYGPGDRLPGENDLMTTYGVARMTARQALSVLRDEGVAEARKGAGVFVRDFRPIRRRSIDRLARDQWGSGRSVWAADVGERVLEVDRISVSEERVPERVGVVLDLTDDAAVCVRRRRFVLDGKPVLLATSYLAMSLVAGSAITREDTGPGGTYARLAELGHEPVHFREEIRSRMPSKDEAAELRVSAGTPVILVCRTAYAAEGHAVEVNEMTLDAASYVLEYDFDAGR; encoded by the coding sequence ATGGCCACTACCGACGACGACCGTCGGCCCAAGTACCAGCGGATCGCGGACTCCCTGCACGAGGCGATCCAGTCGGGCGAGTACGGTCCCGGCGATCGGCTTCCGGGGGAGAACGACCTCATGACCACGTACGGCGTGGCCCGTATGACGGCCCGCCAAGCCCTGAGTGTCCTGAGGGACGAAGGTGTGGCGGAAGCGCGCAAGGGCGCCGGTGTGTTCGTCCGCGACTTCCGGCCCATCCGCCGCCGCAGCATCGACCGCCTCGCCCGCGACCAGTGGGGCAGCGGCCGGTCCGTCTGGGCGGCGGACGTCGGGGAGCGGGTGCTTGAGGTCGACCGGATCAGTGTGTCGGAGGAGAGGGTGCCCGAGCGGGTCGGCGTGGTGCTGGATCTCACCGACGACGCGGCGGTCTGCGTACGGCGTCGGCGGTTCGTGCTGGACGGCAAGCCGGTGCTGCTCGCGACGAGCTATCTGGCCATGTCCCTGGTGGCCGGGTCCGCGATCACGCGGGAGGACACCGGGCCGGGCGGGACCTACGCCAGGCTCGCCGAACTGGGCCACGAGCCGGTGCACTTCCGTGAGGAGATCCGCTCCCGTATGCCCTCGAAGGACGAGGCGGCCGAGCTGCGCGTGTCCGCGGGGACTCCGGTCATCCTCGTCTGCCGGACCGCCTACGCGGCCGAGGGTCACGCCGTCGAGGTCAACGAGATGACCCTCGACGCCGCCTCGTACGTCCTGGAGTACGACTTCGACGCGGGCCGTTGA